TGAGCCAGTCTCTCCGAAGTGTAAATAGTCACAACCAGTATAAAGTGTgccaacttggtcaacctatccacgatgacccatactgcatcaaacttccgcaaggtctAGGGCAagccaactacaaaatccatagtaatgcgctcccacttccgcTCTGGGATAGGCATTTGCTGAAGTTGGCCACCCGGCCTCTAGTGCTCGTACTTGACATGCTAGCAATTtaaacacctagccacatactccactatgtttttcttcattctctgccaccaataatgttgcctcaagtgacgatacatctttgtagcacccggatgaatggaataccacgaataGTGTGCCTCCTCTAGTATCCTCTCCCttagaccatcaacattaggaacacataggcgaccctagAGTCgtaaaacaccatcctcgccaatagaaacctccttggcactaccctgaAGCACTGTCTCTTTGAGAACTACCAAATGTAGATCATCGAACTACCGGGCCTTGATCTGCCCTAATAATAAAGACTGGGCAACAACGCACGCAAGAACTCggctaggctctgaaatatccaaccttacaagtttgttagccaaggactggatGTCCAAGCTAGTGGTCCCTCCTCTGTTAGAATGAATggcaagctacccatactctctgctttcctgcttaaggcatctgcgaccacatttgccttgcccgggtgataaagaatggtgatgtcataatccttcagcaactcaagTGTCACGTCCCAACCTCGGAAGGCGCGAccagcgctcaatcgagtgaactcaactgagcaagccttatcaaaccctttctacccaactcaatatgatcAACAAAACCATGCTTTTCTTTATTTAGACAATAGAAAAGAtcgtacattcaacattgttagttcattttatatcacatcCTTAAATCGTAGTTAAGatccaagattccatacaatcACACTTCTAGAGAAGCAagagttagaattacaacatagtttaTAGACCaatccaacacccgtacataacccacacaaacgtctacagagcctctaaggatacaaaatacaagtatgacaatgccggGAACAAGGCCCCGGCTgtacctcaaaagtggatatctataacaaaatatgtacaaaataaccccttgaaggagaaaggggctcaccaagactttgataAGAGGATACTCTGCTACatgcgatcggcactatccgctatgaAGCCACCTACATTCGTTTAAAAATGTGGCGCCCCCgataaaagggacgttagtaccatggaatagtactagtatgtacaactaaacaccattttattagaaagaactatcatgcaaGAACAAGGAAATCACAAGAGACAATCAAAGGTTTTAACCGGACACCACATCAtcaataaaagaatcatataatCTTTCACACAATTTCCAtaactttagtttggggcatttctttcatatgttcatcattgttctcaataccaccgctatctttagcagagtccgatcacgacccgatcagctaggttgcctcatttgagtcATATACCTCAATAACCATTTCATTTCCCTTTTtctggaattcaatatcagcgcattaccaccatgtgtgcggcatggtgtccgatcacggcctgatcggctaggccgccttacctaggcgttgttcctttctcatcaatcatctcattttaatctttatttcatatatatcGTATCAATTCATTGGcccttagggccacaattatcacatcatttccactttcaatACTAACCTTGCAATTTatgatcataggcacatacaaaagtaattcaagttgcAAGCATATGTAAGAtttcacataattagcatgacaatctcagttttaatCTGGGCTTATAGCTTAGGCATTTCAACACATGATTCGTATTCTTCGCACAACTCTAAATATAAAGAATAGTACATTACACACATTGAGGAACACCCttcatgtatacatatatatatatataattgcaaaCCAATTCATGTGAAATAACCATCAATGCATCAACCAATTCTATTCTTACCACATTTGAGTAAacgccaacggagctcaatttctaataaaagggagttttagccatacatacctcaataaagctttccttaatATCTTACAAAATTCTGGgactcttagcaacttcaatctattttatgaaatTTACAAATCGAATCATgaattagagacatgattaagattctagctcatttaagtaaattatcaagcactaagtgtgtaCTGTGATTTAGGACCCCTTTGTGAGAGATTTCTATCATtttacaccccaattgctatccTTTCTAGTTCACAATCTCTCAATACCctattatcttttatgcatgcaagaaatccattcttatacccatgaacccccaagctaattattcattctagtgtgaatttcgaaaccaaatgttagggctcaagttcttacctcttggggtgaaggTCTAGCAACTatacttgataatcttcaagggcTTAGGCATAGATTCAGTGGGGAATTGTTGaagatcaccctctctctctagaACTCCCTCCCTCACTCTATTTGCAGTGAAAATAACATAAAAGAGGTGTAATGGGTGTTTTTAATGGcatggggtcgggttttaaaatttagaaaataggagccccgacgtaatctgcgatcgcatatgcgatcgcataatggacataTGGCTCGCGGAATGGACCGCTAAAATGGTCCCAAAACTTCAAACTGTCTGAGTATGCGACAGAAATGCGATCTGCATACCTCTTctgtggtcgcataatgcaccacaTAACTGCTTCtcacaaaaattccaaggggattatgcaaTGTCTATGCAGCCCACATAttgattatgtgatcgcataattggccgcatagttgacctcaaattaaccaaCAAACTGTCTGGCTCTtcggcgactatgcggtccgcatagctattatgcggtcacataatggaccgcataaACACATTTTTTGGAAAACATTATTCCTTAATtatttaatgcacagatcaatccaaagggtcgGAACCACGACGAGCGtaattttatgaatttctaacacatgatcctaacttggcactatGAGATTCAGTTTTTTGAGTAGAAATTCTCACGAGGCCTTACATcttcccccacttaagatcattcagcctcgaatgaggatcaaggttcacttatTAGCAATTATGCAACCtcagcttttcacaacatgaaacatATCAACAGCCCCAAATTTGGCTAAGTCCTTAAATTTTCAAacatttcgccagagtttcctttgtaactaggcctatccatcTGTCAGAGAGCCCTAGAAACATATCCTATCAGCATGTACACATTCCACAATCATAAAATAACTTGTACAACACTAACCATGGCCGCATAGACAACATATAACCAAAACAGGacagttttacatagatcaaatcaaaagataaaagtttataggaaccaaatgcataaaagctattacatgactattcaaacaaatgtgggtacttctttctcatttcttcctcgggttcccaagtggcttcctcaacttgctggttccgcaataacacttttacagaggcaatttccttatttttcaaCTTCCGGACTTGCCTGTCAAGAATGATAACTAGAACTTCTTCATATTATAGTTCTTCGTTAACCTtaatagtttcaactggcacaatagtggacggatctcccactacattcttcaacatagacacatggaagactgtatgtaccaatgacatctcgggtggcagctcgagcttgtatgccacctgaccaatcctctgaataaTTCTGTACAGTCTGACATACCTcagacttaatttccctttctttccaaatcgcatgaTACCTTTCATGGGGGAAactttcaaaaatacccaatcatcctctTTGAACTCAAAATCTCTGCGATGAAgatccgaataagacttttggtgactttgagcagttttcaacctctccttaataatcttgactttctccatggcctgatgcacgaggtccggccctatcaattccgcTTTTCCAACctcaaaccacccaatgggagacctacatctcctaccatacaatacctcgaatggtgccatctagatactagcatggaagttgttattgtaagcaaattttATGAGTTGAAAATGGTCATCTCAGCTACCTTTGTAATCAAGAGTACAAGCACACAACAGatcttcaagcgtctgaatagtccgctctacttgcccgtcggtttgaggatgaaaagctgtgctacGATTTACCTGCATACCCAAACCTTGCTCAAATTTCTTCAAAAAGTTggctgtgaactgagcccctcgatctgaaatgattgagactggagtgtcatgcaacctgactatttccctgacatacaactgagcatactattccgttgtgtcggtagatttaactggcaagaagtgcactgattttgtgagtcgatccatgattacccaaattgagtcaaacttgcgcGGAGTGCGCGGTAAGAccaccacaaaatccatgttaatcatctcccattttcacattggaatttctatgctttgggcCAATCCACtgggcctttgatgttcggccttcacttgctgacagttcagacattttgccacaaagtctgccacatcctttttcatgttgttccaccaataaatttccttgagatcatgatacattttcataGAACCTGGGTGTATgaaatacctggaagtgtgagcttctacCATAATTCTTTCTCGAAGACCGTCAATATCCggaacacataggcggccttGGTAACGTAGGGTACCATCATACATGCCGAAGGAAAAAGTTGTGCTCttatgtttatgaatcccctctttcagttgtgctaacaatggatcgttgaattgcttctctttcacttccGCCACAAGCAATAattcagccctattctgcacaatcactcctccttcattagagtccgcaaggcgaactcccaaactagccaactggtgaacttCCCTGGCCAACATCCTCTGATATGcttccaaatgagccaaacttcccatagatttttgactaagagcatctgccacaacattagcttttcccgggtgatagagaatatcaatgtcatggaccttgagtaactctagccatcttctctgtctcagattcaactccttctgtttgaaaatatattgaaggctcttatgatcgtaaatacatccacatgcacccatacaaataatgtcgccagaTCTTTAGCGCAAACACAGCTGCCGCAAGCTCaaagtcatgggttggatagttcttttcatgattcttgagttgcctaaaAGTGTAGGCTATTACCTTGCCGTGCtacattaacacacacccaagcccgatccttgaagcatcgcaatacaccacaaatccctctgtaccctctggcagggttaataccggtgttgtagtcaatcttgatttcaattcttggaaactcctttcacaagcattggaccattggaatttaactgctttctgcatcaatttagtcaatggagagtcaagagtagaaaacccttccacaaatctcttgtagtacccagccaaacccaagaaactgtgaatctctgttggagtggtaggtctaggccaattctttacCACCGCAGTCTTCTAAGGGTCAACCATAATTCCTTCTCTggagacgacatgacccaagaacatgatagattcaagccaaaattcacatttcgaaaattttgcatatAGTTGATGTTGCTGAAAAGTCTGCAAAACTGCCCTGAGATGGTCAACATGGTCCTCCCCACCtcgggaatacacaagaatatttccaatgaacactatcactaaggagtctagaaaaggcttgaagactcgattcataagatccatgaaagctgtcggggcagttgttagcccaaaagacatcaccatgaATTTAAAGTGCCCATACCTAGTCCTGAaagctgtttttggaatatcctacTCCCTTGTCTTCAAATGATGATACCCGGAccgcaagtcaatttttgagaaacacgtagcaccttgcaattgatcaaacaagtcatctattcttggtagagggtatttatttttgattgtgactttgttgagttgccggtatttaatacacatccgtagcgacccatctttcttccttacgaACAAGAACGGTGCGCCCCATGGTGGTACACACGGTCATATGAAACCCTTctctagcaaatccttcaattgttcctttagctctttcaattctgcCGGTGCCATTCTGTAGGGTGGAGTTGATATAAGCTACATGCCTGGCATCACAttgatcccaaaatcaatctccctgtctggtggaatcccagggagctcatctggaaagacatc
This sequence is a window from Nicotiana sylvestris chromosome 3, ASM39365v2, whole genome shotgun sequence. Protein-coding genes within it:
- the LOC138886991 gene encoding uncharacterized protein → MEKVKIIKERLKTAQSHQKSYSDLHRRDFEFKEDDWVFLKVSPMKGIMRFGKKGKLSLRYVRLYRIIQRIGQVAYKLELPPEMSLVHTVFHVSMLKNVVGDPSTIVPVETIKVNEEL
- the LOC138886992 gene encoding uncharacterized protein, producing MGSLAHLEAYQRMLAREVHQLASLGVRLADSNEGGVIVQNRAELLLVAEVKEKQFNDPLLAQLKEGIHKHKSTTFSFGMYDGTLRYQGRLCVPDIDGLRERIMVEAHTSRYFIHPGSMKMYHDLKEIYWWNNMKKDVADFVAKCLNCQQVKAEHQRPSGLAQSIEIPM